Within Carassius gibelio isolate Cgi1373 ecotype wild population from Czech Republic chromosome A21, carGib1.2-hapl.c, whole genome shotgun sequence, the genomic segment CTGATAACTAACTGACTGTAGAAGATTTAAAGACGCTTGTATTTGTGTTAAAACACTACTTGAGCTTTAAAGTTGCAGTGCTCTGTTTCCATTGATACCCGTGTTGTGTCTATTACACACTCTTCAGAAGATCAATAACAACAGTGCAAGGCTAATaacaacattattacctgtaatccagaaCATCAGGCAAACAGTAacgaacgaatcattcttttgaaccgattctaatttattcaatttatatGCTTTTTAGACATTTAAAACAACCATTTTTCGCATCATTATTTGGTGCTTTATTAATATAattgcatatattttatattattgtgtgATTATGTAAACCAACTACTGAATTGAACCAGTTCACTGAAACCAACTGTCTGAAAGAATCAGTTTGTGAAAAGAATCAGATTTCCCATGTGCATGATGCTCAGGGATTACAGACAGTATTTCCGTAAATAATgatcagtttcttgcacagaccgatcatttctcttcataagacctcaatataccGTCAAGTGCCAAGAGTATTCAGAGTTCCTTGATATGCCGTTTTTAATTCTCAAAATCGTGCAGTGGCtgaattgcattttattaattgCCACTGTGCACGGTTTAGCTACAAATCTTTTCCGTTCAGCTGAAGAAAAAAAGCCACCTATTTCATTAAACATCACtcgaagaaaaaaataaaaataaatcgcaAATACAGACTCAAAGGCACGatgaaataaaaagtaacaacagattttttattttgcacaaaaaGCAATGTAGGGCGGAGTCTTGGTTCCACACACTGGATGATGATTGGATGTTAAGATGTGGGCGTGGCACTCAAAAATGTAGGAATGTGGGCTCGCAGGGGTGGAGTTTATGCACCTAGCAACCACTCACCGAATCATACCAATGTGGCAACAACTTCTGCTCCAACAAACACTCTCTAATTTACTAATTAGACATTTATCTGACTTATTATAATCGATAGATTATTAACAGTCGCATATTACTGTTGATGAGTGGTTATAATCGCTCATAAATCAATCAAACTACCATGAGCTGCTACTATGGTAAATATCCAAAACAACAATCTTAAACAATTATAGGACCATAACACATTTTTTACACTTGAAATCAAGAAGCGACAGACATAATTAATTACATGACAGTaaatgcgaaaaaaaaaaaatagtatgtaaTAATATAGTAGTAAGTAGTAGTAACAGGCATAATAATGTGCTAATACCATACTAAAtccaaaaaaacatggtaataaTATGGtacaagtaaaaaatataaaaaacatgtcTGTAAAACCGAGTTGCCATGCAAGTCCCATGGTAATATTTAATACTTTGCAAGTGAAAATAAGCTATAACAGACACATCAGACCATGTATATGAACAAAAAAGAACacggaagaaaaaaaacatgataggCCTAGTAGTTATAGCACCATGATAATCATTAAAAGACATGATTAGGGGCTAATACCATGGTACATGTCCAAATGTATTACATGACAGTACCATGgtgatgtttaatatttttttgcatggGAATATAAGCAGTGACACACATGATAGAGAGCAAGTACTATGGTAAATAGCGAAAAAACATGGTATTGCATTCTAAAGCCATTATAGAAGTGAAATCAGACATGATTCAGATTGATATGATGGAAACATCACTCGTGCACCATTGTTGGGATGAAGTTGTGATGCTGCGGTGTGTGTCTGGTGACTCAGGCttccgtcacacacacacacacacacacacacacggattcACAGCAGCACACATGATGATGTTCATAATCATAACACGAGTTTGCACCGGTGATTTACTCACATCTCAGTGACTGACGCTGGACGTGATCACAGGTGTCTCGcgctcttcatcatcctcatcctcatcaaaGCCCGCCGCCGCTCTCTCCGCTCGAACCGCGCCTCATCCGAACGGGAATCTGCTCAATGAAATGCTCAAACACTGAAGCACACCTCCTCAAGTGTactaatgagtgtgtgtgagggtcCTGCGCGCTCTCGTGTGGATCTGTAAGCAGCCCCGCGGTGGCGCGCTCTGATCCGGGTCCTAGCGCCGAGCGGTTGCGAACGCCAACAGGTTGCAGCGCGATCATTGGACGTtcgcttatgaatattaatcagaTGCTGATGTTCTTTACTGGAGCGTACAAGTAgtgtcattaatattcatgaagtgAGGTTTCACACATACATagacatttttgttaaaataattttcacaatgtaaatgtttttatgttttttattattttatttcttgcatttttttaaatgcattttattaattatagttatattataattaaataatatttcttttctgtatgtatatatatatatatatatgtgtgtgtgtgtgtgtgtgtgtgtgtgtgtatgactaaAAGGTGCATCCTTTTGCACTTCAggtttatcaaaaaaataaatccaacatcCTCGGTTCTGCAAGCCAGGTGAATTAAAGACTGCTAATACTTTACAGCAAAATAAGACTTTTTCATTTTACACTCATTTAACAGACTCTCTTAAAGAGACTGATTCATTAATAAAGCATCTGCAGGTCGTCCCGTGCTTACATGCTCTTTGTGCAACAACAATGAACTCTTTGTGTtgatataatttacaaatctaaTTTGACAAGCATGCCGACACAACTGAAAGCTCGCCTCCAGTGATTGCATAACTCCAGAACTTCCATAAACTCAACCTGAATACATAACAAACACCTTTATACTGTGACAGAATGAAACAGATGTCTCTCTACACTCCGACTCTATCTAGTTCTGTTCACTAATCTCGATCTAGTTACTGAAGATCTGAGTTCAGCGCTGATGTGGAGAGGCCATAGCTTTTAACTGTTTATCAAATGCCAATTAGACTCAATAATGAAGTAATAAAAGTAATGAAGGGTTTGCTGGGTTTGTTATGAACATTTGTGactaaaacagtaaaataatatgcaaaaaaagttttttgatttaagactttttttaattgcatattaTATTATCATCATGAATTTACTTATGATTTTAagtttacaatttaaatacatattttggtCATGTTTACTGAAAAAAGAAAGACTAAAAGCTGAATTTtgttctttatataaaaaaatatattacctgaattgtttatatatatattatatatatttttttttttttacaatataaatgtatttttacaaatCAGAATATGAGGATGTAACATGTAATATATAAGAttcaaaacaattatattatatgctttattatattatatgaacctgagctatttttttctttaataataatactgttattttacactataaatgtatttattcaattaaaaccaaaaagaataatatatttaataatattatttttaatattattattatggaccTGATTTGATAGTTAATGCTTTAAAGCAACTTTATTGTAAAGTTGTTCCAATGTATGATAACAGTCTATGAGcattgtcattaaaataatgttattgcaAGAAAGAAGTCACCAAATTGAATTCAGGAATTCAGGATTAAGTTAATATAGTTAATattcactgctgttcaaaagtttgggataagaTTCTCTTCTGCTTAGGGCTGTGTTTATTTGCTCAGATATACAGAAAAATACAggaatattgtaaattattattattatttaaaataatggtcttctttaaagtataatttattcctgtgatcaaagctgtattttcaacatcattactccattctttagtgtcacatgatcttcagaaaaaagttgtgctgcttaatatttctttatttatttttgaacctttgatacttttttcaggattctttgatgaataaaataataagagagtatttatttaaaatagatttttttcctagcattataagtattttttatcacttttttttatcaatttaacacatccttaaataaaactattaatttatttcaaaataaataaataaagaaaaacgtgAACGAAGCGTGCGCGCCTGTCAGTTGACGTCATCAAACGACACGGGGGGGAGAGGGGTGCGTCACGTGACGCTTATTTGTCTTGTAGAATTATTCCACAGACCACTTGCACTTCCTTGTGGAAAAAATCTTATCCAGCAAAATGAATTTAAACCCTGTTTTTCTGTGTCTTTCTGCTAATCTGATGGTTTTtctgcatgttttttattttattttatttttttttgtctttaaaggCAAAAGATCTGGTCAAACCCGACAGAGATGGCACCATAACcacgagaaagagagaaaagagctGTTCTCCAAACCGAGAAATTATCCAACAATGCTGAACAaaggtctctctgtctctctcactctctcttccaGCATGTTCATTGCTTTTCTGCATTTTGCTCCTCACATGACACTGGCACAACAGTAGCCACGCACTTATCCATTGGTTTTTGTTCGGGAACTTCATTTCCTGTTCATTTTGGATTTCAAAAGTTCTGATCCATAACCAAATCAACAACCCACAAAAATTTatctgaaacaaaataaactgaaacaaaaagacacaacattgtgtttaaaacattttttattagggAATGAATAATTAATCCCACACAGAAATCCTGATTTAAGGCAAGACACTAAAGCCAAAGACAGTCTTTTTTTTCATGCCCTGCTACATTTTGAGGTTTTGCTTCCATAACTTGTCTTCTTTTAGACTAGtgaaaagaaaacattcaaaaaacacatttaattgtttattttattgaaatttattcatttgcatctgtagatttcaattccAATGAAtgtcttttaaaagttttttctccacttcagcagcactcacatacaccaaaacttagagttttattcctttctgtattctgaaggtttttactgtggGGTTTGTGCATATAtcatcattcacactgatttatttaacactttattcttaaaaacacggtgaaaatgcatatatttaaaggttatgagtttgtttctccacttcagcagcacgaACATACACCAAAACTTAGAGATTTATTCCTTTctgtattctgaaggtttttactgtggGGTTTGTGCATATAtcatcattcacactgatttatttaacactttattcttaaaaacacggtgaaaatgcatatatttaaaggttatgagtttgtttctccacttcagcagcacgaACATACACCAAAACGTAGAGATTTATTCCTTTctgtattctgaaggtttttactgtggGGTTTGTGCAAATAtcatcattcacactgatttatttaacactttattcttaaaaacatggtgaaaatgcatatatttaaaggttatgagtttgtttctccacttcagcagcacgaACATGCACCAAAACTTAGAGATTTATTCCTCTctgtattctgaaggtttttactgtggGGTTTGTGCATATAtcatcattcacactgatttatacacagtttattcttaaaaacatggtgaaaatgcatatatttaaaggctaagttcttagcaatgtatattactaatcaaaaataaatttttcatacagtaggacatttcaaaatatcttcatggaacatgatctttcagaagatgaagtatgaaaaaaaagaaaatcaatgagCCGTTTTGGCGGAAGTGATGAACTGCAAGCTCTGAATGCTTATATCTTCTAAATgcgaattttgtaactgttttggATCACACTGCCTTAGAGATAACATTAAGATGGACACATTTCCTTCTGACCCCATGAACCCCATCTCATCCCATTACTGACCCTCAGCAAAGATTCCCTCGAAGCGTCCTCCTGCGATCACATATGATCGAAagaaacagatgtgtgtgtgtctgcgtgtgtgtgtgtgtgtgtgtgtgtttgccggtTCGTCACAGGGTTCAGTGTTGGACATTGACCCTCCACCAACACCTGGATCCAAGTCCAACCAGCACAGCAAATATAAGCTCTCTCCAAAACATTATCAAAGTAAATATAAACTGACCAATGGCCCAAGACATCAGATTTGATCAATATTATAGTATTACTCAATATTATGAGACCTGCATGTAAACACACAATAACACAATCTCTAAACAGGTCACTCAGACAACaactatttataaaaagaaaagtttGAGCTCATTTAAAATGGCATAGCTTGGCATTTGGAAAATTTGTATTTGATAGTTCAccgaaatatttgaaaaatatctatTGTAAAGACTTATGCTTTGTACTTCAAGGTATTGTAAATAGACCTGTTTTACACCaaacatttattcattctttGATAAGTCAGTCAAATTTAAATATATCTGACTGAAGaacaaatgttaaatgttaatgaCTTCAGTCAGGTTAGTAGGGAAGGGCGTTATATAAGGGCAAAGTATAATACAAGAACATTTAAAAGATGACGATGTTTATATCCTGCTCGATCAAAAATGCCCTTaaccaaatattacaattatgtttgtatacatttttgcATCCCTGtccattaatatttttgtatagtaTTGTTGTCCGTGGACTGCATTGTGGCATCCCAagcttaattaataattatttttttagtgtTGGGATATAATTATATCCTCACACAGTGTCCTAACCAGACGTGACAGCTATGCGATGCGTTTATGTATAAGATGATAACTTTTATATAGAAGCATTTGCCAAATATACTAACGTGATGAAACATCTGATGTAAGGTGTTAGAATGAAAaacgtgaccctggagcacaaaccagttttaagtgtcaATATTTTGAAACTAAGATATATGAATCATCTGAAAggtgaataaatcatctttccattcatgtctggtttgttcggaggacaatatttgtctgagatacaactatttgaaaatctaaatattgagaatatctcctttaaagttgttcaaatggagttctaagcaatgcatattattaatcaaaaattaagatttgaaacatttacaaaaatatcttcatgaaacatgatctttaaaaatcttaattttgactcataaaatgtatttttcagacttgttttgtgctccagggtcacatatataagaaaatacaaaatacttcTTAGAAAGAAACTTTAATGCTGATATTtaaacccaaaaataaaataataatgaggaTAATCCAGTCAACCGTGGCTTTTGGGGTCTTTATTATCCTGTTCTTTATTTGGTGATAATGCTATGATTGAGCATGATCCCTTACAAAACTGTGCTGAGAGATGGTTCATCTTAGTATTTGATCAGTTATTATACTTTTTCTGCTGTTCTTCTTGTCGTCTTCTTTACACCTAAAAACAAACGAAAATTAAAAATCAGTTGCTTTGCAGTACGTGACGATCCGAGAGTTTTATTGCGATCGCATCACCTTATTCGCAGCAGAACATGCGTGCATCATTGAGAGCCGTGTCGTCTCCGAATTTCAGCTTTTCTTCTATCCGCGTCATGATGCCACACATCCCTCTTCCCTGACAAGACGAGCTCCAGTCGCCCCACTCGCCTTTGTCTGTGCCGTCACCCAACAGCAAAGACCCTTCAGTGCAATTGAATCTGAAAAACGTGGCAGTATTTTGATTAACATGAAGCTTTAGCCAAGAAGAAATATACAGCCCATTAATTGACTCTTTATAAAACACTTACGATTGTGCAATATCAGTCATGTGATCACCTGCAATGCTTATAGTCAGTGGTACTGCTTTAAATATTTACTCTAGCCTATGTCATTTCTGGAATGCACTGATTTTTTACAAAGCCCCTCCTTCTGAAAAGCTCAGagggctctgattggccagctgaccgagtgcgctgtgattggccaaacaattCAAGCGTGTATCAGAAATGTAACACCTGTTactgtaattttcaaaaaaaacactaaaaacaaaaactttctttGGATTTCGATGAAAGCATTCAGCGAGGGAGttgcacaaaaccagtcttaagtctctggggtgtatttgtagcaatagttaaaaaatacattgtatgggtcaagatttttcttttatgccaaaaatcattaggatattaactaaagatcatgtttcataaaaatattttgtaaatatcctaccataaatatattaaaacttaatttttgattggtaatatgcatggctaagaacttaatttgaacaactttaaagatgattttctcaatatttcgattttatttgctccttcagattccagattttcaaatagttgtattccagccaaatattgtcctccttaCAAACCATATATCAATCAAAAACTTATATATGTTCACCTGATGTTGTTTACAGCCGTGTCGTCTCTAATTCCTTGGGAAGATTCGACTCTCAGCTGAAAAGCTTTCAAGAATCCAGAAGGACACCATTTGATTTTAGTCCACTGACCCCAGCTGGAGAAAATCACAAGTTAGTGTATtttagtgaataaataaatacatttcaagcaAAACCCTTTCATTTATTAGTTAAGActcagttattattttattttatctagctAACAAAAAAAACGTTCCTAACTTTAAAATTAAGAATTCTTCATAACAGTGTAAAGTCGGAGTCTATTACCTTCCAACGTTCGACTCAACGAAACTATCAAGCTCATCTAAGCCTGAGCCTTTGAAGAGACTGATGCAGTGAAGACGAATCGCATTGAGCGCGGTGTTATCCGATAAAACAGAAAGTTCTTCCACCTCAAAAAACAAGAGTGAAACATAAGTCAATCGTCCTCTGGGAACAGTGTTAACGAACCAATAACGACATTCATGGAGATTAACTTAGTGATTAAACATGCTTCATTCTTACTGTACTGCAAaactatttattatgcatattctTGCATTACgaaagatatattttaaaatgggtttttagttaaagaaagaaaacaattgcCAACTTTTCTCATATACACGGATTTAATTCCTAAATTGcattgaatgctttaaaatagCAATGAATCAGGACACATGCTTATttcataactgttttattttctgtttggat encodes:
- the LOC127941577 gene encoding vitelline membrane outer layer protein 1; amino-acid sequence: MHRFISITFSLLVFIGLQVSVQTAGRRFERSIERHFVSLLTVPNGMKWGSWAQREFCPSGTYAAGFSLKVEELSVLSDNTALNAIRLHCISLFKGSGLDELDSFVESNVGSWGQWTKIKWCPSGFLKAFQLRVESSQGIRDDTAVNNIRFNCTEGSLLLGDGTDKGEWGDWSSSCQGRGMCGIMTRIEEKLKFGDDTALNDARMFCCE